Below is a genomic region from Amycolatopsis sp. 195334CR.
GAAGTGGTCCAATCTGGACAGTGCGCCCGCACCGTGCACGTCGTAGCGCTGGGTGAACCGTTCGGTGTGCTCGGCGTGGTGGAAGAACTCCACCGGGAAGCCGAGCGGGTCCTCCACCCGCACCGCCTCGCCGATGCCCCGCGTCGCCCCGGCCGGACGCCGTTCCACCCGCACGCCCAGCTCGCGGTAGTACGCCTCGGCCAGCGCGAGGTCCGCCTCCCCGCGCACCCGGTAGGCGAGCACGGCCACCGCGGGCACCGGCCCCTTGCGCAGGATCAGCGAGTGGTGCAGGTACTCCTCGAACGCGCGCAGGTGGATCGCCTCGTCGTCCTCGTGCGTGACCAGCAGGCCGAGCACGTCCACGTAGAACGCGCGCGAGGCGGCCAGATCGGTGACCACGAGTTCGGCGTAGGCGCACCGGATGACGTCCGGCGGGGTGGTGGTCATGACTGTCCCTTCTGGACCGCGCCGAAGCGGGCGGTGTGCACTTCGCCGAGCGAGACGTGGATCGCCTGCTGGTCGGTGTAGAAGTCGATGGAGCGGTACCCGCCCTCGTGGCCGAGGCCGGAGGCCTTCACCCCGCCGAACGGGGTCCGCAGGTCGCGGACGTTGTGCGAGTTGAGCCAGACCATGCCGGCCTCGACCGCCTGCGCAAACGTGTGCGCCCTGGTCAGGTCCGAGGTCCAGAGGTAGGCGGCCAGGCCGTACTTGACGTTGTTGGCCAGTGAAAGCGCCTCGGCGTCGGAGTCGAACGGGGTGAGCGCGACCACCGGGCCGAAGATCTCCTCCTGGAAGATCCGCGCGGTGGGCGGCACATCGGCGAACACCGTGGGGGCCACGTAGTTCCCGGTGTCCAAACCGGACGGACGACCGCCGCCGGCCAGCAGCCTGCCCTCGGTCTTGCCGATCTCGACGTAGCTCATCACCTTCTCGTAGTGCTCCGGGTGCACCAGCGCGCCGACCTCGGTGGCGGGGTCGTGCGGATCGCCGACGACGATGTTGCGCGCCCGTTCGGCGTACCGCTGGCAGAACTCGTCGTAGATCGCGCGCTCGACGAGGATCCGGCTGCCCGCGGTGCAGCGCTCGCCGTTCAGCGAGAACACGCCGAACAGGGTGGAGTCGATGGCCGCGTCCAGGTCGGCGTCGGCGAACACCACCGCGGGCGACTTGCCGCCCAGTTCCATCGACATGCCCTTGAGCGAGGCAGCGCAGTTGCGGTAGATCAGCTGCCCGGTGGTGGTTTCGCCGGTGAACGAGATCAGCGGCACGTCCGGGTGCTTGACCAGCGCGTCGCCCGCTTCCTCACCGAAACCGTTGACCAGGTTGAACACCCCGTCCGGCAGGCCGGCGTCGGCGAAGATGCCCGCCCACAGGCTGGCCGAGAGCGGGGTGAACTCGGCGGGCTTGAGCACCACCGTGCAGCCGGACGCCAGCGCGGGCGCCAGTTTCCAGCTCTCCAGCATGAACGGCGTGTTCCACGGCGTGATCAGCCCGGCCACGCCGATCGGCTTGCGGTGCACGTAGTTCACCTGCCGTCCCGGCACGCGGTAGGTGTCGTCGGCCTGCGCCACGACCAGGTCGGCGAAGAAGCGGAAGTTCTCCGCCGCGCGCTGCGCCTGGCCGAGCGCCTGCGTGATCGGCAGGCCGGTGTCGAAGGTCTCCAGTTCGGCCAGGCGCTTGTCCTGCGACTCGACCGCGTCGGCGATCTTGTTCAGCACGCGGGCCCGCGCCCGCGGCAGCATTCCCGGCCACGGCCCGTCGGTGAACGCCCGGCGCGCGGCGGCGACGGCCCGGTCGACGTCCTCGGCCTGCCCGGCGGCCGCGGTCACGTAGGTCTGGTTGGACACCGGGTCGAGCACGTCGAAG
It encodes:
- the hpaE gene encoding 5-carboxymethyl-2-hydroxymuconate semialdehyde dehydrogenase, whose protein sequence is MAKHHVPDDLPSKIQHYIGGELVDSVSGKTFDVLDPVSNQTYVTAAAGQAEDVDRAVAAARRAFTDGPWPGMLPRARARVLNKIADAVESQDKRLAELETFDTGLPITQALGQAQRAAENFRFFADLVVAQADDTYRVPGRQVNYVHRKPIGVAGLITPWNTPFMLESWKLAPALASGCTVVLKPAEFTPLSASLWAGIFADAGLPDGVFNLVNGFGEEAGDALVKHPDVPLISFTGETTTGQLIYRNCAASLKGMSMELGGKSPAVVFADADLDAAIDSTLFGVFSLNGERCTAGSRILVERAIYDEFCQRYAERARNIVVGDPHDPATEVGALVHPEHYEKVMSYVEIGKTEGRLLAGGGRPSGLDTGNYVAPTVFADVPPTARIFQEEIFGPVVALTPFDSDAEALSLANNVKYGLAAYLWTSDLTRAHTFAQAVEAGMVWLNSHNVRDLRTPFGGVKASGLGHEGGYRSIDFYTDQQAIHVSLGEVHTARFGAVQKGQS